One window from the genome of Gadus macrocephalus chromosome 7, ASM3116895v1 encodes:
- the LOC132461196 gene encoding uncharacterized protein LOC132461196 translates to MRATFEYRQKLVHDQDATSSVFDVFPRFLDIPGLIDQDFSLMFGDEVSGMFLAKWPSYFKPKVIRESQSLPFSLHVEELRAGCNPETENDHGWDSDMSALLLLLHLLPPTSRGHKKTVKISAAQAEDHLVRFVKHGASLTTFLEKVDARQPFLLCTGQQKKKVERFFIVVDNKPIPCNALTSVGAFDGLFKAHYVFSLSYDEALFGFYTFIQTTVYNIDVGSAKETPRVKELRARLLREP, encoded by the exons ATGAGAGCCACCTTCGAATACAGACAGAAGCTGGTTCATGACCAGGATGCAACATCTTCAGTCTTTGACGTCTTCCCTCGTTTCCTTGACATACCCGGACTG ATTGACCAGGATTTCTCACTGATGTTTGGGGACGAAGTGTCTGGAATGTTTCTTGCAAAGTGGCCTTCATATTTCAAGCCCAAAGTCATCAGAGAAAGCCAGAGTCTTCCTTTCAGTCTTCATGTTGAGGAACTGCGGGCAGGTTGCAACCCTGAGACTGAGAATGATCATG GCTGGGATAGTGATATGTCAGCTCTCCTGTTGCTGTTGCATCTTCTGCCCCCTACATCAAGAGGCCATAAGAAAACTGTCAAGATCAGCGCCGCACAGGCAGAGGACCATCTTGTTCGATTTGTTAAG CATGGAGCCAGCCTCACTACATTCCTGGAGAAAGTTGATGCCAGACAGCCTTTCCTCCTCTGCACTGGACAGCAAAAGAAGAAAGTCGAGAGATTCTTCATCGTTGTGGACAACAAACCGATCCCATGCAACGCCCTGACGTCGGTGGGTGCCTTTGATGGGCTATTCAAAGCTCATTATGTTTTCAGCCTCTCTTATGATGAAGCCCTCTTCGGTTTCTACACCTTCATTCAAACCACAGTCTACAACATAGATGTTGGAAGCGCAAAGGAAACGCCACGAGTCAAGGAGCTGAGAGCACGACTGCTACGTGAGCCTTAA